Proteins from a genomic interval of Vibrio casei:
- a CDS encoding flagellar hook capping FlgD N-terminal domain-containing protein, producing the protein MITPTVAGADTLANIQSASTGVSAQEDNSASSLQNQFLTLMVAQINNQNPLEPQDGTEFVSQLAQFSQVESSENLVKLTQTNQVLLDNLQVLSTSTLVDQNVSVRTDSIQADGESVINGSIDLSANSNVVNLVITDSKGGEQTISLGANAKGKVDFSLDTEKLGLKGDYSIKVDVDEDQGYSPTTTVNGQINSVIIPSNGGSTVLNVQGVGEVPYYEISSFS; encoded by the coding sequence ATGATCACACCGACCGTTGCTGGTGCAGATACTTTAGCTAATATTCAATCGGCTTCAACGGGAGTGAGCGCACAAGAAGACAACAGCGCCAGCTCACTTCAAAATCAATTTCTAACCTTGATGGTTGCCCAAATTAATAATCAAAACCCACTTGAACCTCAAGATGGAACCGAATTTGTTTCTCAGTTAGCGCAATTCTCCCAAGTCGAAAGCAGCGAAAATCTGGTTAAGTTAACCCAAACGAACCAAGTCCTTCTAGATAATTTGCAAGTGCTGAGCACGTCAACATTGGTTGATCAAAATGTGTCTGTGCGCACCGATTCTATTCAAGCTGACGGTGAATCTGTGATCAATGGTTCCATTGATTTGTCTGCGAATAGCAATGTTGTGAATTTGGTGATTACCGATTCAAAAGGGGGGGAGCAAACCATTTCATTGGGTGCGAATGCAAAAGGGAAAGTGGATTTCAGTTTAGACACCGAAAAACTGGGTTTAAAAGGCGATTACAGCATCAAAGTGGATGTCGATGAAGATCAAGGTTACTCACCAACTACCACTGTGAATGGTCAGATTAACAGCGTGATCATACCGTCTAACGGGGGTTCGACAGTACTGAATGTTCAAGGGGTAGGGGAAGTCCCTTACTACGAAATTAGCTCATTTTCATAA
- the flgE gene encoding flagellar hook protein FlgE, whose amino-acid sequence MSLNISLSGLNASSKELNTISNNIANVSTTGFKESRTEFSSVYSGGQSNGVEVVGISQNFEVNGQISGTGRALDMALSGSGFFVVEDGKGQTSYTRNGIFNMDSNGYIVSNSNAKLQGYSVDGDNNLQQGTVGPIKISTQSQAAKATTNAEFVANLDARSEVIDSVVTPFDPKDSATYTNSYTTPTYDSLGNPHTVTQYFVKSSDNQWDVYAVVDGDATLPMTKSNTLNFDESGKLTTGNTYTVSTPVSGADDLNIAMKLDGVTQFGNNFVVSTNNPDGYTSGDYVDMRVESDGSIYANYSNGQTQLQGQVVLANFAAPSELQQTNNTSWVQSFGSGVPIIGTAGTSQFGELTSSALEASNVDLTQSLVSMMTAQRNYQANTKAISTDSQLTQALFQAM is encoded by the coding sequence ATGTCTCTCAATATTTCTTTAAGTGGTTTGAATGCTTCGAGTAAAGAGCTCAATACCATTTCAAATAACATCGCCAACGTGAGTACGACCGGTTTTAAAGAAAGCCGTACTGAATTTTCAAGTGTGTACAGCGGTGGTCAGTCTAACGGTGTTGAAGTCGTTGGTATTTCACAAAACTTTGAAGTCAATGGACAAATTTCTGGTACGGGACGGGCTTTAGACATGGCGCTGTCAGGTTCAGGCTTTTTCGTGGTTGAAGATGGAAAAGGCCAAACATCGTATACCCGTAATGGCATTTTTAACATGGATTCTAACGGTTACATTGTGAGTAATTCTAATGCGAAATTGCAAGGTTACTCGGTTGATGGCGACAATAACCTGCAACAAGGTACGGTTGGCCCGATTAAAATAAGCACTCAATCACAGGCAGCAAAGGCTACCACGAATGCTGAATTTGTGGCGAATTTAGATGCACGCAGTGAAGTGATTGATAGCGTGGTAACGCCTTTTGATCCTAAGGATTCAGCAACCTATACCAATTCTTATACGACACCGACGTATGACTCACTTGGTAATCCACATACAGTGACGCAATACTTTGTGAAATCTTCGGATAATCAGTGGGACGTGTATGCTGTGGTGGATGGTGATGCAACGTTGCCGATGACGAAATCAAATACATTGAACTTTGATGAATCGGGTAAGTTAACAACAGGAAATACTTACACTGTAAGTACTCCCGTTTCTGGTGCTGATGATTTGAATATCGCCATGAAACTTGATGGTGTGACTCAATTTGGTAATAACTTTGTTGTGTCGACCAATAACCCTGATGGTTACACTTCTGGGGACTATGTGGATATGCGCGTAGAATCCGATGGCAGCATTTATGCGAACTATTCTAATGGTCAGACACAACTGCAAGGCCAAGTCGTATTGGCTAACTTTGCCGCCCCTTCAGAGTTGCAGCAAACCAATAATACTTCTTGGGTTCAATCGTTTGGTTCTGGCGTTCCTATCATCGGAACGGCCGGGACTAGCCAGTTTGGCGAGCTTACCTCGAGCGCGTTGGAAGCATCGAATGTGGATTTGACTCAATCATTAGTCAGCATGATGACGGCTCAGCGTAATTACCAAGCCAATACTAAGGCCATATCAACCGATTCACAGTTAACTCAAGCCTTATTCCAAGCTATGTAG
- a CDS encoding flagellar basal body rod protein FlgF, producing the protein MNPILFTAAKGAERVMYAQEVRANNLAHTNTVGFKSLMEYSSPIPVGGSGFQSSVTTRTNSATNNFQEGTNVNTQRDLDVVITGSGFFTLEGEDGKEIYTRAGDFHLDSAGNLMRGPFAVVGENGPIQVPENQKVQISDDGFVSIIPVGGGASLGVDQLKLVNPDVKTMTLDRSGQFVSTTGQNLPMAEDVTIKTGFLESSNVSGTDELVSILSLSRQYEMQVKVMAAANEISKIGNKIIQG; encoded by the coding sequence ATGAACCCTATTTTATTCACCGCAGCTAAAGGTGCGGAACGCGTTATGTACGCACAAGAAGTAAGAGCAAATAACTTGGCTCACACCAACACGGTGGGCTTTAAATCTCTTATGGAATATTCATCACCGATACCGGTGGGAGGATCGGGGTTTCAGTCTTCGGTTACCACGAGGACAAACTCTGCCACCAATAACTTTCAAGAAGGCACCAATGTGAATACGCAACGTGATCTCGATGTGGTGATCACGGGCAGTGGATTTTTCACCCTTGAAGGCGAGGATGGCAAAGAGATCTACACCAGAGCCGGCGATTTTCATTTAGATTCTGCTGGCAACCTGATGCGTGGACCTTTTGCTGTAGTGGGAGAAAACGGGCCAATTCAAGTGCCTGAAAACCAAAAAGTACAGATTTCAGATGACGGTTTTGTGAGCATTATTCCGGTAGGTGGCGGTGCATCATTAGGTGTTGATCAACTTAAATTGGTTAACCCTGATGTGAAAACCATGACGTTGGATCGCAGTGGTCAATTTGTATCAACGACAGGGCAAAACTTGCCAATGGCGGAAGATGTCACAATAAAAACTGGCTTTTTAGAATCCAGCAATGTGTCCGGTACGGATGAGCTCGTCAGTATTTTGTCGCTGAGTCGCCAGTATGAAATGCAAGTTAAAGTCATGGCAGCGGCGAATGAAATCTCCAAAATTGGCAATAAAATCATTCAAGGTTAA
- the flgG gene encoding flagellar basal-body rod protein FlgG, with translation MHNALSIAKTGMAAQDAKMTAISNNLANVNTVGFKKDTVVFESLFYSIEKQAGTETADLNQHPTGMQLGNGVRISGTQKVFTQGSINNTDQQYDLAILGDGFFQVAGPDGEMLYTRNGQMQVNSDGNLVNNQGYIIQPEITVPDNATLVSISEDGMVTATVAGQVDGENLGQLTLVKFMNPAGLSALGGNLLAETDASGEALELIPGEEGVGVIKQGALEGSNVQVVESMVEMIQTQRGYEMNAKVLSASDEMLQYIAQQA, from the coding sequence ATGCATAACGCACTTTCAATAGCAAAGACGGGCATGGCGGCTCAAGATGCAAAAATGACCGCTATTTCAAATAACTTAGCGAACGTGAATACGGTGGGTTTTAAAAAAGACACCGTGGTTTTTGAGTCTCTTTTTTATTCGATTGAAAAACAAGCGGGAACCGAAACGGCCGATTTGAATCAACACCCAACGGGTATGCAACTTGGTAATGGGGTTCGTATTTCAGGTACTCAAAAAGTGTTTACACAAGGCAGTATTAATAACACGGATCAACAATACGATTTAGCTATTCTTGGTGATGGATTCTTTCAAGTTGCAGGGCCAGACGGTGAAATGCTTTACACCCGTAATGGTCAAATGCAAGTGAACTCAGATGGTAACTTAGTGAATAACCAAGGCTACATTATTCAGCCTGAAATCACGGTGCCAGATAACGCAACATTAGTGTCGATTAGTGAAGATGGCATGGTCACCGCCACGGTTGCAGGGCAAGTCGACGGTGAAAACCTAGGTCAGTTAACCCTCGTTAAGTTTATGAACCCAGCAGGGCTTTCGGCATTAGGTGGCAACTTATTGGCGGAAACCGATGCCTCTGGTGAAGCGTTAGAGTTGATTCCTGGTGAAGAAGGCGTGGGGGTAATTAAGCAAGGTGCATTGGAAGGTAGTAATGTGCAAGTGGTTGAAAGCATGGTTGAAATGATTCAAACCCAACGTGGCTATGAAATGAATGCCAAGGTGTTGAGCGCGTCAGATGAAATGCTGCAATACATCGCACAGCAAGCGTAA
- the flgH gene encoding flagellar basal body L-ring protein FlgH produces MKTYQFLIILFVGVLTGCAGRGDEFIPPQPDDAAYAPPELNYEVERVSQGSLYTGSSSMTLFQDRRAYKIGDILTVVLDEKTSSDKNASTKYGKDSSLSIAAPTFGANTIDKFTADANASRDFNGSANAKQGNSLSGSITVTVYDVLPNGVLRVRGEKWLKLNNGDEFIRLTGNVRVEDIDSNNMLSSQRIADARITYAGRGAFADSNKSGWLTQMFNSPWFPF; encoded by the coding sequence GTGAAGACATATCAATTCTTAATCATTCTTTTTGTCGGGGTATTAACCGGCTGTGCGGGGCGTGGTGATGAATTTATTCCGCCACAACCGGACGATGCGGCTTATGCCCCACCAGAATTAAATTATGAAGTGGAAAGAGTCTCCCAAGGAAGCCTTTATACTGGGTCTTCTTCCATGACGTTATTTCAAGACCGTCGAGCCTATAAAATTGGCGATATCCTCACCGTGGTTTTAGATGAAAAGACCAGCAGTGATAAAAACGCTTCGACTAAGTATGGGAAAGATTCCTCGTTGTCCATCGCTGCGCCGACTTTTGGGGCGAATACCATTGATAAATTTACGGCCGATGCGAATGCTTCACGTGATTTTAATGGCAGCGCGAATGCCAAACAGGGCAATAGTTTAAGTGGATCGATCACTGTCACCGTGTATGACGTATTGCCCAATGGGGTGCTGCGAGTTCGTGGTGAGAAATGGCTTAAGTTAAATAATGGTGATGAGTTTATTCGTTTAACCGGTAATGTCCGAGTGGAAGATATTGATTCTAATAATATGCTCAGTAGCCAACGTATTGCTGATGCCCGCATTACTTATGCTGGTCGCGGCGCATTTGCCGACAGTAATAAGTCTGGCTGGCTTACTCAAATGTTCAACAGCCCATGGTTCCCGTTCTGA
- a CDS encoding flagellar basal body P-ring protein FlgI, producing the protein MVPVLMTLFNHIRRYTLWLVMALVLNVQAAPIRDITNVYGDRTNQLIGYGLVVGLDGSGDKSQVKFTSQSVRNMVEQFGVQLGEKSNPKLKNVAAVSVIATVNSHAGTGQTLDVTVASLGDAKSLRGGTLLLTQLKGVDGNVYAVAQGNVIVGGYNYTGADGSSITQNTPTAGRIPNGATLEREVYQEVNSDHVIKLQLKKPNYKTALNISKSINSTFGDGVAKAMSKGEVQVSGPKDTEDRVMFMSMVEVLDIDEGKEAPRIILNSRTGTIVMSSNVTVSEAAVSQGGITVTIQEDQYVSQPNNIGGFNQAGNTEVIQDSKLNIDQKTSNTMIWPAGTNLQEVVDAINRVGATPDELMSILQALDEVGALSGELVVI; encoded by the coding sequence ATGGTTCCCGTTCTGATGACCTTATTTAATCACATTCGTCGATATACCTTATGGCTTGTTATGGCCTTGGTATTGAACGTTCAGGCCGCGCCTATTCGCGATATTACCAATGTTTATGGTGACCGTACCAACCAATTAATTGGTTATGGTTTGGTGGTGGGGTTGGATGGTTCTGGTGATAAAAGCCAAGTGAAATTTACCTCACAATCTGTGCGTAACATGGTGGAACAATTTGGGGTACAACTGGGCGAGAAATCCAACCCAAAATTGAAAAATGTCGCAGCAGTGAGCGTGATTGCCACCGTGAACTCACATGCAGGAACGGGACAGACGCTGGATGTTACGGTTGCTTCGTTAGGTGATGCTAAAAGTTTACGTGGCGGCACATTGTTACTTACGCAGTTGAAAGGTGTCGATGGCAATGTTTATGCGGTCGCACAAGGTAACGTGATTGTTGGTGGTTACAATTACACCGGTGCGGATGGATCCAGCATTACGCAAAATACCCCCACCGCTGGGCGGATCCCGAATGGGGCAACGTTAGAGCGCGAGGTGTATCAAGAAGTCAATTCTGATCACGTTATCAAGCTGCAACTTAAAAAGCCTAATTACAAAACGGCGTTGAATATCTCTAAGTCGATCAATAGTACGTTTGGTGATGGTGTTGCAAAAGCAATGAGTAAAGGCGAAGTGCAGGTCAGTGGTCCAAAAGATACCGAAGATCGCGTTATGTTCATGAGTATGGTGGAAGTTTTAGATATTGATGAGGGCAAAGAAGCACCGAGGATCATTCTAAACTCACGCACCGGCACGATAGTGATGAGCTCCAATGTAACGGTGTCTGAAGCGGCGGTTTCTCAAGGTGGGATTACGGTAACGATTCAAGAGGATCAATACGTTTCTCAGCCGAATAATATTGGTGGTTTTAATCAGGCTGGAAACACTGAAGTGATTCAAGATTCCAAGTTGAACATTGATCAAAAAACCTCAAATACTATGATCTGGCCGGCTGGCACCAACCTTCAAGAAGTGGTTGATGCTATTAATCGTGTTGGTGCAACCCCCGACGAGTTGATGAGCATTTTACAAGCGCTGGATGAAGTGGGCGCGTTAAGCGGCGAATTGGTGGTGATCTAA
- a CDS encoding rod-binding protein — protein MSMINPIFNIIQPSETRAFTQVTVNNQSHIESPSFTSTLANTMDGLANTTDGKLASNYASPSAMLNMDLSLEMFGLKSTPAHITQLSEQAKRQAFPAFSMPAPPVPAFDLHNESGLKNLQIVAKVSQPENRDQVTPNTQSTLNLYTANRPASTHSMNKGEFYIDTKDMNSLKYSGDNNASLRQASAQFEALFVQQMLKGMRTATAAIADQDNPLSQIKKDDPFQDMLDNKMAISMTNNGGIGLADMLYKQLSKNQ, from the coding sequence ATGTCAATGATTAACCCAATCTTCAATATCATTCAACCAAGTGAAACGCGCGCTTTTACACAAGTGACCGTGAATAATCAATCGCATATCGAGTCGCCATCTTTTACCTCGACCTTGGCGAATACTATGGATGGCTTGGCAAATACGACGGATGGAAAGCTTGCTTCAAACTATGCTTCGCCTTCCGCAATGTTGAATATGGATCTCTCGCTTGAAATGTTTGGTCTAAAGAGCACGCCTGCGCATATAACTCAGCTCAGCGAACAAGCTAAGCGACAAGCGTTTCCCGCCTTTTCTATGCCCGCGCCGCCAGTACCTGCGTTTGATTTACACAACGAGAGTGGCCTAAAGAATTTGCAAATTGTGGCAAAAGTTTCTCAACCGGAGAACCGCGATCAAGTGACGCCCAATACACAATCCACATTAAATCTGTATACCGCGAATAGGCCAGCATCAACCCATTCAATGAATAAAGGTGAATTTTATATTGATACTAAAGATATGAATTCATTGAAGTATTCCGGCGATAACAATGCCAGTTTGCGTCAAGCTTCGGCACAGTTTGAAGCGTTATTTGTTCAACAGATGCTAAAAGGCATGAGAACGGCGACCGCCGCCATTGCCGATCAAGATAACCCGTTATCACAAATCAAAAAAGATGATCCATTTCAAGACATGCTAGATAACAAAATGGCGATCAGTATGACCAATAATGGCGGAATAGGGCTGGCAGACATGCTCTATAAACAATTATCCAAAAATCAATAG
- the flgK gene encoding flagellar hook-associated protein FlgK has product MSMINIGLSGALANRVAMNVTANNTANVNNENYTRQVTDMSARINGVNVGSFSLGSGVGVDSIRRVTDAALVERVRISGQEKSYSETYYYGMAGVENTFGTEGLNITDGLSAFFSAFDEASLTPESPVYRSQILNSASDISGRFNQIISQLNDQQTGLYGQHSTIITQTNSDLASIANLNKKILETSSSGGNIAALQDALDTQLNTLSEKMQVNVLRNSNGTVELSSSSGSPLVQNDHYATLTDTSDKTSALGTSISAEFMGMTSTLSNDLGGQLGSINDLIQGDILPNIESMNNIAESFANKVNELLATGTDLNGNAGKPLFEFDANNPAGSLSVTDLLGEELGLSSDGNIGNGDIATHISALANEPISIGGQSSTLFDAYSQLIGDVGLNAKLSESRYTTSINNQNEAKAARSNLSGVNSDEEAVNLMQYMNAYSANMKVISTAKDMFDTVLNAF; this is encoded by the coding sequence ATGTCAATGATTAACATCGGTTTATCTGGTGCTTTAGCCAATAGAGTTGCCATGAATGTAACGGCAAATAACACCGCTAATGTGAATAATGAAAACTACACTCGCCAAGTGACTGATATGTCTGCACGTATTAATGGTGTCAATGTGGGGAGCTTTTCGTTAGGCAGTGGAGTAGGCGTGGATTCTATTCGCCGAGTAACCGATGCGGCTTTGGTTGAAAGAGTCAGAATTTCAGGGCAAGAAAAGTCATACAGTGAAACGTATTATTACGGAATGGCTGGGGTTGAGAATACCTTTGGTACGGAAGGGTTAAATATCACCGATGGTTTATCGGCTTTTTTTTCGGCGTTTGATGAAGCCAGTTTAACGCCAGAATCGCCCGTGTATCGTAGCCAAATTTTGAACTCTGCTAGTGATATATCTGGGCGTTTTAACCAAATTATCAGCCAGTTGAATGATCAACAAACCGGCCTGTATGGGCAACATTCCACCATTATTACTCAAACCAATAGTGACCTTGCCTCGATAGCGAATTTAAATAAAAAAATTCTAGAAACCTCATCGTCAGGTGGCAATATTGCCGCGTTACAAGATGCATTAGACACTCAATTAAATACTTTATCTGAAAAAATGCAGGTGAATGTCTTACGCAATTCAAATGGTACCGTTGAGCTTTCCAGTTCGTCTGGTTCACCACTGGTTCAAAATGATCATTACGCCACCTTGACTGACACATCGGATAAAACCAGTGCATTAGGCACCAGTATTAGCGCTGAATTTATGGGTATGACCAGCACGTTATCTAATGATCTAGGTGGGCAATTGGGCTCGATTAACGATCTCATTCAAGGTGATATTCTTCCCAACATTGAATCGATGAATAATATTGCTGAGTCGTTTGCGAACAAGGTGAATGAATTACTCGCCACCGGTACGGATTTAAACGGAAATGCGGGAAAACCATTGTTTGAATTTGATGCCAATAATCCGGCTGGAAGCTTAAGTGTGACCGATTTATTAGGTGAAGAACTAGGGCTGTCTTCGGATGGTAATATTGGTAATGGTGATATTGCGACTCATATTTCTGCGCTTGCCAATGAACCGATTTCGATTGGAGGTCAAAGCAGCACTTTATTTGACGCTTACTCGCAACTCATTGGCGATGTTGGGCTTAATGCCAAGCTTTCAGAAAGTCGTTACACCACGTCAATCAATAATCAAAATGAAGCGAAAGCCGCCAGAAGTAATTTAAGTGGTGTGAATTCGGATGAAGAAGCCGTGAATTTGATGCAATACATGAATGCTTATTCCGCCAATATGAAAGTCATCTCCACTGCAAAAGATATGTTCGATACCGTACTTAACGCATTTTAA
- a CDS encoding flagellin N-terminal helical domain-containing protein: protein MRVSDSSYTSMISQSFMDNSIKLNKVTEQLGSNLRINHFSDDPLASMKVENLNKHLSLNEKYQSNAQSVMSNYQRYETYMNSMHDIGNEINELLLTGKNGTLDDDSRLGVVSELKSLQEEMVNILNKQDNGSYIFSGTAVDKPAITAGTEYTMTANNLQRESTIGEGQSVISNFTVEDALGNVNFLNDLTKAIGELESESPDFVNTLDTAINSNQDAINSLQKGIANIGSQYSSVERILGTNKDVSTFTQAMKDNLTALDVADANVRLNQHLVALQTTQKAFTMIQSNSLFNLL from the coding sequence ATGCGAGTTTCAGATTCTAGCTACACCTCTATGATTTCTCAAAGCTTCATGGATAACAGCATTAAATTGAACAAAGTGACGGAGCAATTAGGCTCAAACTTAAGAATCAACCATTTTTCTGATGACCCTTTAGCTTCCATGAAAGTGGAGAATCTGAATAAGCATCTAAGCCTGAATGAGAAATATCAAAGTAATGCCCAAAGCGTGATGTCTAATTATCAACGCTATGAAACTTACATGAATTCAATGCATGATATTGGCAATGAAATCAATGAATTACTTTTAACGGGCAAGAATGGCACCTTGGATGATGATAGCCGTTTAGGCGTGGTCAGTGAGCTGAAATCGTTACAAGAAGAAATGGTGAACATTCTCAATAAACAAGATAATGGATCGTATATTTTTTCGGGAACTGCGGTTGATAAACCCGCTATTACGGCAGGAACCGAATACACCATGACAGCGAATAACCTACAGCGAGAGTCCACCATTGGGGAAGGTCAAAGCGTCATTAGCAACTTTACCGTTGAAGATGCGTTGGGCAATGTGAATTTTTTAAATGATTTAACCAAAGCCATTGGCGAGCTAGAAAGTGAATCTCCCGACTTCGTGAATACATTAGATACGGCCATAAACAGTAACCAAGACGCCATTAATAGTTTGCAAAAAGGCATTGCTAATATTGGCAGTCAGTACAGCAGTGTAGAGCGAATTTTAGGCACCAATAAAGATGTCAGTACTTTTACCCAAGCGATGAAAGATAACCTTACCGCCCTGGATGTTGCCGATGCCAATGTACGTTTAAATCAACACTTAGTGGCACTTCAAACCACACAAAAAGCATTCACCATGATCCAAAGTAATTCGTTATTTAATTTATTGTAA
- a CDS encoding OmpA family protein: MNKLKHVVVVAALIVAVDVQAVTIPFDEVKWEVKQKSDYCSMSAQHNGKGYTLRFEQRAGSALNMILMGRSVVSMGAQVNVSLDNAIWSHRQRTADQALLMSVPTQAESDQLMTMTSSGRFYQAFKSGWWITYKGQAPSQTLTFPSTGVQAKSVEFDQCVATLPLVGFDDAHSTAITFSNGQIKLSYTQLKSIYNISDLINKDSDISKVYIDGYTDNIGSEIANIKLSKKRASEVAYAMVLNGVKKDMIRITGQGPRNPLRSNATQDGRDQNRRVEIRLIKKQ; this comes from the coding sequence ATGAATAAGCTCAAACATGTTGTTGTCGTGGCGGCTTTAATCGTGGCGGTAGACGTGCAAGCGGTTACCATTCCATTTGATGAAGTGAAGTGGGAAGTAAAACAAAAATCAGATTATTGTTCGATGAGCGCCCAGCATAATGGTAAAGGATACACATTACGCTTTGAGCAGCGTGCAGGGAGCGCATTGAATATGATCTTAATGGGTCGCAGTGTAGTCAGTATGGGGGCTCAAGTGAATGTGAGCCTAGATAATGCCATTTGGTCACATCGGCAGCGAACCGCCGATCAAGCTTTATTAATGTCGGTGCCGACTCAAGCTGAAAGCGATCAGCTAATGACCATGACGAGCTCTGGTCGTTTTTATCAAGCTTTTAAATCAGGCTGGTGGATCACGTACAAAGGGCAAGCACCCTCTCAAACACTTACTTTTCCCTCAACAGGAGTTCAAGCAAAGAGTGTCGAATTTGATCAATGCGTTGCGACATTGCCTTTAGTTGGATTTGATGATGCACATTCTACGGCTATTACTTTTTCAAATGGACAAATAAAGCTATCCTATACTCAATTAAAATCGATTTATAATATAAGTGATTTAATTAATAAGGATTCTGATATTAGCAAGGTTTACATTGATGGTTATACTGATAATATCGGTAGCGAAATTGCCAACATTAAACTTTCCAAAAAACGAGCATCAGAAGTGGCTTATGCGATGGTGCTCAATGGTGTTAAAAAAGACATGATAAGGATAACCGGCCAAGGTCCACGTAATCCGTTACGTTCAAATGCCACTCAAGATGGCAGAGATCAAAATAGAAGAGTTGAAATTAGGCTCATTAAAAAGCAGTAA
- a CDS encoding flagellar hook-basal body complex protein FliE: MEINTIGTLENSIINKIDNYKVILNNDEFRSNGVTPNYLNISNGLSSVLSSVNNLQEAASTKVTAVELGQSDDLIGATIANQKASLSFDMLMQVRNKMVSNFNDIFKMPV; the protein is encoded by the coding sequence ATGGAAATTAATACAATTGGTACTTTGGAAAATTCTATCATTAATAAAATAGATAACTATAAAGTTATTCTTAATAATGATGAGTTTCGTTCGAATGGTGTAACCCCAAATTATTTGAATATTTCTAACGGCCTTTCTTCGGTTCTCTCTTCTGTAAATAACTTACAAGAAGCCGCGTCAACGAAAGTGACAGCGGTAGAGCTTGGTCAAAGTGATGATTTGATCGGTGCGACCATTGCCAATCAAAAAGCCTCGTTGTCCTTTGATATGCTGATGCAAGTGAGAAATAAGATGGTCAGTAACTTCAATGATATTTTTAAAATGCCGGTGTAA